In Mycobacterium sp. Aquia_213, the sequence AGCTGCGCTAATCGGATTGCATGCGGGAACGCAGCCGCCGCAAGCGCGTTCCACTTGCGTGTTACGCGGCGGCGTCCTTCAAATCATGTCGATTGCAAATCGGCTTTGGCGAGCAGTGGGAGCACGCCCTCGGCGAACCAGTAAGCCTCTTCGAGATGCGGATAGCCCGACAGGATGAACTCGTCGAAGCCCAGCGAATGGTATTCGTTGATCAGGTTTGCGACTTCCTGATGGCTGCCCACCAGCGCGGTGCCGGCACCGCCGCGCACCAGGCCCACTCCGGCCCACAGATTCGGGTAGATCTCCAGCTTGTCGACCTGGCCGCCGTGCAGCGCCGTCATCCGGCGTTGTCCCTCGGACTCCGAACTGGCGTGCAGCGCCGTGGCTTTGGCGATCTGCTCGTCGCTGAGCTCGGCCAGCAGTTCGTTGGCGACGGCCCACGCCGCAGCCGAGGTGTCCCGGCTGATGGTGTGCAGGCGAATCCCGAACCGCACCTTCCTGCCCCGCGCGGCGGCTTCGGCCCGCACCTTCTCGATCTTGGCCGCCGCCGCCTGCGGCGGCTCGCCCCAGGTCAGGTAGACGTCCGCGTACTCCGCGGCGATCGGCAACGCCGGGCCGGAGGAACCGCCGAAGTAGATCTCCGGCAACGGATTCGGCGGCGCGGAGACCCGGGCATCTTCGACGGTGTAGTGCTTGCCGCTGAAGTTCACCGACTCCTGCGTCCACACCGATGTCACGATCTTCAGGAACTCCGCGGTGCGACCGTAGCGCTCGTCGTGACCGAGAAAATCGCCGAAGCGGCGTTGCTCGGCGTCATCGCTGCCGCTGACGACGTTGAGCACCACCCTGCCTTCCGAAAACCGTTGCAGCGTCGCGGTCTGCTGTGCGGCCAGGGTTGGCGGAACCAGCCCCGGGCGGAATGCGACCAGGAACTTCAACCTTTCGGTCTCCGCCAGCAACGCGGCGGAGGTCAACCACGCGTCCTCGCACCATGTTCCCGTCGGCGTCAGTACGCCCTCGAACCCCAGGCGGTCGGCGGCGCGTGCCACCTCGGCCAGATAACGCCGGCTCGGTGCGCGATACCCGGTTGGAATCTCGCGGTTCGACGAGGCATGCGACCCGCCGACGATCGAGCGGCTATCACCGGTGGTTGGCAGAAACCAGAAGAATTTGGGAGCCATCTGCGCCGACGGTAGATACTCTGCGGGCGCCCTGCAAGTTGCGTTCCGCGCTCGCAAGCTCGGCTCGGCGGGCAGGGCAGCTGGCCGCGTGGGCCGCCCCAGGAGGCACGCGACATGATGGCCGTATGACCACCGAGATCCGGGTTCTCGACAGCGAGGACGACCTCCTCGCCGCGCTGAACGTGTTTCGCGTCGCAATGATCGGTTTTCCGCCCATGTCGGATCTGCCGCCCGGCCAAATCACCAAGATGCTCGACCCCGGGCGTATGGTCGGCGCGTTCGTCAACGGACAACTGGTCGGCACCGCCGACGCCGTGACCAGCACGATGACCCTGCCCGGCGGAGCCATCGTGAGCCACGCGGCCGTGACGCATATCGGCGTGCTGCCGTCGTTCACCCGGAAAGGCATCGCCACCGCCCTGGTGCGTCACCAGTTGGACGACATCGCGGCCCGTGGTGAGGTGGTCGCGTCGCTGCGAGCGTCGGAGGCGACGATCTATGAACGCTACGGCTACGGCGTGGCGAGTTCGGCGCAGAGCGTGGAGATTGCGACCGCGCGGGCGGCGCTGCGGCCCGGCGTCGGGTCCGGTGGTCCGGTCCGACTGGTCAGCCCCGCCGAAACCTGGGAGATCCTGCCCCGCATCTACGACGCCAATCGTTCATCCCGGCCGGGAACCATCGACCGTCCCGGGGTGTGGTGGGAGGGCGTCCGACTGCGCACCGAAGCATCCTCGGGGGCTTGGTATGTCGCCGTGCACGGGGAGCCCGGCGCCGAGTCGGGTTTCGCCCGCTACCGACCCGTCGACACCGACAGGTGGTTCGTCAGCGACCAACGCACCATCGTGGTCGAGGATTTCTTCGCACCAACCACCGACGCCTATCTCGGGCTGCTGCGTTTCCTGTTCGATCTGGATCTGATTGACCGAGTGACGTTTTGGATGCTGCCGCTCGACGATCCGCTACCCTCGCTGCTTGTCGATCGCCGGGCGGTCAAGGTGACCGCGCTGCATGACGAGACGTGGTTGCGTGTCGTCGATGCCGAGAGCGCGCTAGCCGGGCGGTCCTATGCCGGGGCCGGCGCGGTCACTATCGCCGTCAACGACCCACTGCTGCTGAAGAATTCGGCCAGCTTCACGATCACCGCGGACGGAGCCGAACCGACGACCCGGCGCGCCGACCTGCACGTCGGGATCGAGGGGCTAGGTGCCGTGCTGCTGGGCGGGACGCGCTGGCACAGTCTCGCGGTGGCCGGGCTGGCCCGGGTCGAGGATCCGGTGGCGCCGGCCGTGGCCGATCAGCTGTTTGCGACGCGCGAAACACCGCACGCCGGAACGTTCTTCTAGGCTCGTCGCACCGCATCCGAAACTGCTCGTGGCGCCTCGGATTGCGGATAATGGCCCACGCCATCGAGTTTCGTTATCTGGGCGCGCGGGAGAACTTCGGCAGCCGCCTCGAGAACATGGCGTCCCGATACCGGATCGTCGAGTCCCCACACCAGCCGCAGCGGACCATTCCAGGCGACCAGGGCCTGCTCCCATCGCCGATGATGTTCGGCACGTTCAGCGTTGTAGCGGATCAGCAGATGGGAGATCCGGTGGCCGTCGTCTCGCGAAACTCCATACCAGAGGTCGTCCAGCTCGGCATCGGTCAGCCGTGACCCGCGGACCGCGTCGAGCCCGGAGCGCAGGCGACCGACACTGACCCGGCTGGCAATCAGCTTTCCAATCACCGGCAGAATCAACAACTTCTGTAGGCGCGTAGGCCGGTAGGAACTGTAGACGATCCCGGAGTTCAACATGACGAGGCTGGAAATGCTGAATCCGAGTGTGCCGGCCAGAACCCGATCGAGAAGCTCCTGAGCAACGATGCCGCCGTAGTCATGGGCGATCAGGCGTACCGAATCCAGGTGCAGCTGCGCCGCCAAATCCTCTACCACGTCGGCTGATTCGGCGACGGAGTAGTCGTAGGGGTTCGGTTTGTCGGAGGCGCCGTAGCCGAGGAAGTCCAGCGTGACCACGTCGTGGTCGGCAGCAAGGTCGGTAGCGACTTCGGCGTAGTCGTAGGACCAGGTGGGAAATCCGTGCAGCAGGAGCACTGTCGGCCCCTGTCCGCGGCGCCGGTACGCGATGCGGTGCCCCCGGCGGCTGATCAGCGTTTCGCATTGGTCTATCCATTCCCGCGCCCGGGGTGTGTTCATGGGTTCATTGTCCAGCATCGGCCCGATGCCTTCCGGGGCGACGTGGGAGATGATGCATGCGTGACGGTCACGAAAACGAACGGCGTCCTACGGGTCGGCAGCAGGTTCGAGCCGACATTCCAAGCCGAGCTGGCGGCGCGCTACGAAATCCCCCAACTCCCCGACGGTCCGCTGCGCGCCGAGTTCCTCGCCGACCGCGCGGGTGAATTTCGCGTGGTGGTGACGTCCGGCCTGGCGGGCGTTGATGCCGATACCATTGCGGCGCTGCCCAATCTGGAGGCGATTGTCAATAACGGCGCCGGGGTGGACTCGATCGATCTGGAAGCGGCCGCGCGTCGGGGCATCGGAGTGAGTAATACACCCGACGTCCTGTCGGACACGGTCGCCGACACGGCCCTGGGGCTGATCCTGATGACGCTGCGTCGCTTCGGTGCGGCCGACCGCTACGTGCGGGCGGGCCGCTGGGCGCACCAGGGCCCGTTTCCGTATGCCCGGGATGTCAGTGGCCTCCAGGTGGGCATCTTGGGCTTGGGCCGTATCGGGTCGGCCATCGCGACTCGGCTCCTCGGATTCGATTGCGCCATCGCCTATCACAACCGCCACCGGATCGACGGGTCGCCGTTCCGCTACGCGGAGTCGCCGGTGGAGTTGGCCGAGTCGGTCGATGTGCTCGTGGTCGCCACCACCGGTGACCGCCAGACTCGCCACCTTGTCGACCGAACCGTTCTCGAGGCGCTGGGACCCGAGGGTTATCTGATCAACATTGCCCGCGGCAGCGTCGTCGACCAGGACGCAGTGGTGGAGCTGGTGGCCGGCGGCGGGCTGGGCGGCGCAGGGCTGGACGTCTTCGTCGATGAGCCCAATGTGCCTGCCGCACTGTTTAATCTGGACAATGTGGTGCTGTTGCCGCACATCGGCAGCGCCACCGCCCGGACTCGCCGCGCGATGGCATTGCTGACGATCCGCAACCTCGAAAGTTATTTGGCCAGCGGCGAACTGGTGACCCCCGTACTGCGCCCGCGCCGCTGACGTCAGGGATCAGTGGGCAGCTTGACCGGATACAAGTTGTGCCAGCCTTCAAAGCCTTTGAGTTCGACCTCGCTGGGCGCGCAGAGCTCAATCTCGGCCAGGCCGTCGATCGCTTCGCGGACCGATTCGCTGATCAGGATCTCACCGCCGTCGGCTTGGCCCGCGATGCGCGCCGCCATCGCGACATTGCGCCCGAAAAGGTCGTCGCCGCGTCTAACCGACGGTCCCAGATGAATGCCGATCCGAACACGAATACCCTCCCAACGGTCAGCGTCGTCGAACAGGGCCCGCTGCACGGCGATCCCGCACAACACCGCGCGTCCGGCGTCGGCGAACGCGATCATGAATCCGTCACCTTGGTTTTTGACCACGTGGCCGCCGTGGTCGTCGACACGGCTTTGGATGAGCCTGTTGTGCCGCTCCAGCACCCGCACCCACTCTCGGTCGCCCAAGGCCTCGTTCTGTGCGGTGGAATCCTCGATGTCGGAAAAGGCGATCACGACATCGCCGTCGGCGGTGAGGCGCGCGAGATCGGGGCGCTCGACCTGTGCCCAGCCGGCGAGATCTTCGACGGAGTTTCGTACCGTTGCGCCGATACCCTTCGTGAT encodes:
- a CDS encoding 2-hydroxyacid dehydrogenase, which produces MTVTKTNGVLRVGSRFEPTFQAELAARYEIPQLPDGPLRAEFLADRAGEFRVVVTSGLAGVDADTIAALPNLEAIVNNGAGVDSIDLEAAARRGIGVSNTPDVLSDTVADTALGLILMTLRRFGAADRYVRAGRWAHQGPFPYARDVSGLQVGILGLGRIGSAIATRLLGFDCAIAYHNRHRIDGSPFRYAESPVELAESVDVLVVATTGDRQTRHLVDRTVLEALGPEGYLINIARGSVVDQDAVVELVAGGGLGGAGLDVFVDEPNVPAALFNLDNVVLLPHIGSATARTRRAMALLTIRNLESYLASGELVTPVLRPRR
- a CDS encoding alpha/beta fold hydrolase, which gives rise to MNTPRAREWIDQCETLISRRGHRIAYRRRGQGPTVLLLHGFPTWSYDYAEVATDLAADHDVVTLDFLGYGASDKPNPYDYSVAESADVVEDLAAQLHLDSVRLIAHDYGGIVAQELLDRVLAGTLGFSISSLVMLNSGIVYSSYRPTRLQKLLILPVIGKLIASRVSVGRLRSGLDAVRGSRLTDAELDDLWYGVSRDDGHRISHLLIRYNAERAEHHRRWEQALVAWNGPLRLVWGLDDPVSGRHVLEAAAEVLPRAQITKLDGVGHYPQSEAPRAVSDAVRRA
- a CDS encoding GNAT family N-acetyltransferase: MTTEIRVLDSEDDLLAALNVFRVAMIGFPPMSDLPPGQITKMLDPGRMVGAFVNGQLVGTADAVTSTMTLPGGAIVSHAAVTHIGVLPSFTRKGIATALVRHQLDDIAARGEVVASLRASEATIYERYGYGVASSAQSVEIATARAALRPGVGSGGPVRLVSPAETWEILPRIYDANRSSRPGTIDRPGVWWEGVRLRTEASSGAWYVAVHGEPGAESGFARYRPVDTDRWFVSDQRTIVVEDFFAPTTDAYLGLLRFLFDLDLIDRVTFWMLPLDDPLPSLLVDRRAVKVTALHDETWLRVVDAESALAGRSYAGAGAVTIAVNDPLLLKNSASFTITADGAEPTTRRADLHVGIEGLGAVLLGGTRWHSLAVAGLARVEDPVAPAVADQLFATRETPHAGTFF
- a CDS encoding adenylate/guanylate cyclase domain-containing protein is translated as MTITVLAWLVALVEFGGLIALGVLLIVSRRQLKGARASLERSRARQGNRRRRRRGVAPFAIRTAFKTADSLITKGIGATVRNSVEDLAGWAQVERPDLARLTADGDVVIAFSDIEDSTAQNEALGDREWVRVLERHNRLIQSRVDDHGGHVVKNQGDGFMIAFADAGRAVLCGIAVQRALFDDADRWEGIRVRIGIHLGPSVRRGDDLFGRNVAMAARIAGQADGGEILISESVREAIDGLAEIELCAPSEVELKGFEGWHNLYPVKLPTDP
- a CDS encoding LLM class flavin-dependent oxidoreductase produces the protein MAPKFFWFLPTTGDSRSIVGGSHASSNREIPTGYRAPSRRYLAEVARAADRLGFEGVLTPTGTWCEDAWLTSAALLAETERLKFLVAFRPGLVPPTLAAQQTATLQRFSEGRVVLNVVSGSDDAEQRRFGDFLGHDERYGRTAEFLKIVTSVWTQESVNFSGKHYTVEDARVSAPPNPLPEIYFGGSSGPALPIAAEYADVYLTWGEPPQAAAAKIEKVRAEAAARGRKVRFGIRLHTISRDTSAAAWAVANELLAELSDEQIAKATALHASSESEGQRRMTALHGGQVDKLEIYPNLWAGVGLVRGGAGTALVGSHQEVANLINEYHSLGFDEFILSGYPHLEEAYWFAEGVLPLLAKADLQST